One window of Streptococcus troglodytae genomic DNA carries:
- a CDS encoding KS-MAT linker domain-containing protein, with the protein MKHKDITIKQIAFTLRTGRNILSEKLAFIASDRTAAAKLLLDYSNGKAINECVFTSDDFDLVNCNLASNHKKQVEAFMNGEIYSNEVPLQKMT; encoded by the coding sequence ATGAAACACAAGGATATTACAATAAAACAGATTGCATTTACTTTAAGAACTGGACGCAACATTTTGAGTGAGAAACTGGCATTTATTGCATCAGATAGAACAGCAGCAGCAAAATTATTATTGGATTATAGTAATGGTAAAGCAATTAATGAGTGTGTATTTACAAGTGATGATTTTGATCTTGTAAACTGTAATCTGGCTTCGAACCATAAGAAGCAAGTGGAGGCATTTATGAATGGGGAGATTTATAGTAATGAGGTACCTCTTCAAAAAATGACTTAA
- a CDS encoding polyketide synthase, translating into MIKGTAINHDGSMNGYTVPNPNAQAQVVQNALKNANLKSSMINYVEGHGTGTKLGDPIEVAGLVKAFNNDSIGEKRMCSLGSVKSNIGHLEAAAGIASITKVLLQMKHRKLVPTLHCKELNSNIYFEDIPFYVQRTLEDWKQPEIGVNESEDNLRRALVNGFGAGGTNVSIVLEEYKEEVAENSGENQEEVLVLSAENKKHSVSMQRKWQDTL; encoded by the coding sequence GTGATAAAAGGAACTGCTATAAATCATGATGGAAGTATGAATGGTTATACAGTCCCTAATCCGAATGCACAAGCACAGGTTGTTCAGAATGCATTGAAAAATGCTAATCTTAAATCCAGTATGATTAACTATGTTGAAGGGCATGGAACAGGAACAAAACTTGGAGATCCGATAGAAGTTGCAGGTCTAGTGAAGGCATTTAATAATGATTCGATTGGAGAGAAAAGAATGTGCTCTTTAGGTTCTGTAAAATCTAATATTGGACACCTAGAGGCAGCAGCTGGTATTGCTAGTATAACAAAAGTACTCTTACAGATGAAGCATAGGAAGTTAGTACCCACGCTGCATTGTAAAGAACTTAATTCCAATATATATTTCGAGGATATACCATTTTATGTTCAAAGAACTTTGGAAGACTGGAAACAACCAGAAATTGGAGTCAATGAAAGTGAAGATAATTTAAGAAGGGCCCTTGTGAATGGATTTGGAGCCGGAGGAACTAACGTCAGTATTGTTCTGGAAGAATATAAGGAGGAGGTAGCAGAGAATAGTGGTGAGAATCAGGAAGAGGTGCTTGTACTATCTGCTGAAAATAAAAAACACTCCGTAAGTATGCAAAGGAAATGGCAAGATACATTATGA